TTCGTGAAGCTCAGACAAATAATTTactctattttgaaatgaggatgtaacataaaatgtgaaaaaagtgAAGAGCTGTGAATACTTTCCGGATGTGCTCTCGGCTAGccctaaatttaaaaaaacacctgtGCAATAAGAAAGGTTCAATGAAGGactaaattatttcaaatataaTCAATCTTGATATAGTTAGACCAGAGTCACATAACAGATTGTGGGGTTGATAGTAGCCTGCAACTGCTGTTCATGCGCCATTGAATTCAACTTGCGCACCACTGAACACCAGTTTAGCTTTACACTGGCAAAGAGCCAAAGCAGAGCTACACGTCTTTCTCCAAAGCTCCATGTGACATAAGGTCGCTGGCTTCCTGCCATTAAAAGGGCGGGTGAATGTTCATAGCAGGCCTCCAATGAATGACGTgataaacccccccccccccccccccagctctGGACAGACAAAGGCTTGCTGCTCGTCTGGCACCAATTAATAGGGTGCTCCAAGTGGGTGCTTGTGCAGCAGACGAAATGTCAATCGACTGCTGGTAAACTTTGGCTTGAGTTTCAAAATTGCTGTGCACCAGATGAGTAGGCTCACGTCATCAAACGCTGTTTATATGTCAATCTAAAAtagtggtgtttttttttcgtttgctTTGCTCAGGCTGTTTCCagaaaaacatacaaacaaaacgGCGTCATTTTTCTGCATTGTGTAACAACGCAACTCACAGAGTTGCCCGCAGAGCCTCCGTCAGAGTGGAGCTCAGTCTTCAGCTCCACCGCAGTCTCCGCCTCCAAGATCTTCTCCACCGGCATCTCCTCATTAATGCCCATGCTGAACTCCAGCTCGCCTTCCCGCTCACGGTTCCTCTGGCGCTCTTCCTGAACCGCTGCATCACACAAGGCAGGAAAGAGTGCTCAGTATTAAGACAAAacttatttgaaatattttcacttgGTTAGttactatttttgttttaaattttaattgagCCAGGAATAaacgtttttctttctttaacaTTTTAGTGAAAGTCATCCAGTGTTGACTTGGCACTTGCATTGCATTTGGTAAGATGGGGAAAGCAGCCGCAAGGTTCATTACGAAAATGCTTTACGCGTTGGAGAAAACATTAAATCTAAGACACATTACAGTACAAATAGCAGCTTGAAAATATCAATGCCATACTCATCCAACCCTCATCTTTTCCATCTTCTTTCATCCACCTTACCACTATTGAAAGATGGAGAAAGGAGAGAGttgggaaaatgaaggggaaaaCAGAGGTTAGATATTTAAACCCAACCTGATGCATTTTTGTCTCTACTACATTTCTAGACTATTTTAAGCCCTACTACCACAAAACTAAAGAGTGATTAAGCAGTGTAGGGCACCTTGCATCATGGTGCTTTCCCCCTTCTTTTGCTACTTGGTTATTTGgtgttcttgtttgtttggtttttgttactttgagaGACGCGTTTTGCAATTCGAAATCTGCATACCTTCCCTCTTCATGCCCATGGCCAGGCACTTCTGGTAACGGCAGTACTGGCAGCGGTTGCGCTGGCGTTTGTCCACCAGGCACTccttgttgtccctgcacgtGTAGCTCAAGTCTTTGCGGACCGTCCTCTTGAAAAAACCTTTGCAGCCCTCGCAGCTGTAGACGCCGTAGTGCTTTCCTAGTGCACAAGAACCACGGGCATGATGAGACAAACTCATTCTTGCCTTTCAAATGGAACGGTCATTCACTCACCAGATGAACGGTCTCCACAAATGACGCACAGGCGCTTCTGAGACAACATGATTCCCGGACTGTGCGCGGACATGGGCCTTAAGCCGAACGGAGGCTTGACGTCCTCAGAGTTGCTGATTGAATGCATCCCTGACATGGCGCCGGAAGCTGAGAGCTGGACAGAATCACAGAGACAATTAACACGTGGTGTAATGGGGGGGGGTGATAAAGCACTGCCCAAAATACTTCCAGGCCAAAATAGCAGAGTGTTTTTAATCTCAGTTTACCTGACTGTGGCTGATGGGTCCAAATCCCAGAGAGGGCGAGACCATTGGAGAGTTGATAGCAAATGGAGAACCAATGACATTGGTGGGGCTGTTAGGTGCCGAGCTGTTAGGTTGCTGGGAAGACATTGCTCTTGTAACACAGGATGGAGTCCCGCCAGATGGATATTAGTCTGAGGATGACAATTCGATATGTGCAGTTATTAGTACTGCATCATTTTTATGACCACTTGCGTAATGAGTTCGAACACAGGAGCTGTGTCAAACATTCTGCCTTTACAGAGTTATGGCTATCTTGCATCATCATCTTGAAAGAACATTTTATTCTAAGAGTctaatgtttttgttatgtCACTTGCATGAGGGTCATGCAGATTAGGAACAGCTCTCAATGTGACAATTCTAAGCTTTTAAATGTAGTATATGTTATATGATCATGAAGGTAATCGGGGTACATAAACTAACAGCGTTTGTGAGTGATCCCAAACTCGTATTGTTGGGAGTTGGCAATGTTACAGTTAAGGATTGTTACCACGTTTGCTGGAGAAATGCTGCTCGCCAACAAACACATTAACGTTGCCCGGCGTTCGCCCATTCAAATGCTAACCGTGAaattaaactaaaataaaataaaacgtctCCCAATGCACATAATACAGAATCGTCCGTCGTTGATTCAGTCATTATGAAGTTAAGAGTATGAACAGTCTATCGATTGGACGCACAAGCCTTTAGCTAGTAACATTAGCCGGCTAACATTAGCAACAAACCTGGTTCGGATTGTACGTGactcaaattaattaaaatcgATTCGTTTAATACAAACCTCCCTACGAAAAGCTCGATTGTCTATAAGAACCGCTTAGATTCGGTGTCTGCGTCGTAATTTAATCCACTTAGCGAAGCTTCGCAACGATTAAGGCTAACAGCTAGCGTGGCCACCATTAGCCTAGCGCTAACTTACATGGTGGGGCGAGTGAGATAATGGCAACGAACGAGTTCGCTCGCAGGTCCGGGGAACTCACCAAACACAAAATCGAAGCATTGTTGGATAGCTCGACTCTGTGTCCTGATCGAGCTTCCCGGGGAGAGCCAACAGACAGCAAGGCCGCCGCTCAAAGCCAGTTGCCTTCAACTTGACGCTGCTGTTGTTTACTGGCCATGATGGCTCAGTGCCAGCTCCACTGGAGCCAAAATGTCTCCTGGGACCACCCAGTAGCGCGGTCACGTGACAGCGGCGCACAAGGTGAGCTGGTGGGAGGCGGGCGGGGGTCCTTGTTCTGTATTAATTAGGCCAGAGGTCCCCAACTTTGTTTTTGCGCCTCGaaaccggttacgtgtcagaaatattttcacggaccgccctttatataaataaataatacatttatataaataaatgttacatttataataaatatataaatacgatgaaataaaatgatacaacTGGCATAAAAGCAACTATAAAcggcatcatttttttattaattatttatgtatttatttatagtaattatttgtttattatttattacattttatgaataaaactcaccattacattgaattagtgcAGTGGTTCTgaacctttttccttgttcgtaccccattcaattcaccaaccagttctcgcaccccaattataataattggtttactttacagctataaggcttaattagcattatccctaatgccaattaacacaatgacttcttgatttccagaatttttcacttttttcggtTACCCCACCATTATCCccgaaaaattgtaaatttcccccagggtatcctcgcaccccctaggaagcattctcgcatctaggcgtaatcggagacaatgacacccgaagtagttaaggtttgtcttttaatgcaggatgcttggtctccatgtgccgaagcaccaaccctaaccctagccccaaccctaaccccagccctagccctaaccctagctctaaccctagctctagtcCAACCCTAGCTGGGGTgggagtccagagcactaaccactacactatggaaccctggCTTGTCTTGCATGGAAGGTACGTATATGGTTTGATGGAGCAATTTATTGCACCATGTGAAAACATGTGGTTCTTTACAGAATGACAGGTATGAGCTTCCAATTGGGAGGTATTCATAGCAATCAAGCTAGTGGAAATAGCTGCTTATCCAGAGTGTCACAAGGCAAGCTCAAGCATGagggttaaaacaaaaatagctaaaaaaaaataaaataatagaaGTCGACACTTGAGTCAAATCAATAGTATCAGATAGAACTGGTgtataaaatcaataaatgtacAAGAGTGAATAATCATTCACAAAGTCACCACATGACTTCTTTGTGCTTCTAATGCTCAACAATTTTATGAATTTGTCCTCAGATTCCTGGTGACTGCATGTAAACGTCAACAATACGGGAGAGACATTGTGTCCTAGCATGCAGTTCTAAAGAGAGACAAACGAGAAAAACTGCTTTGGTAAGAGACATTCCTGAAGAGGAGTCTCTCAACAGGACAAGTGGAATTCTTAGTCCTTTAGTGGCGCCGTTGCTGCTACTGCCTCCTCTTCATAACTTAATTAATTGTACAGGACCcaatacatataaatatatattgtagTTTTTCTTCATGAAAACATATCATAATGAAATGGACCAGAACCCTTCTGCTAATTTCAGGTTTGTAACTTGAGGGTCTTTTCACATTTACAAATGCAAAGAATAATGAAATTCTAGTTGTGTAAAGACTAATATTTAGAGTTATGGGTTCCCTgcaattcttttattttttttgcatttctctTATCTAACAAATAAGCTGTCACTCCACAGAATTCTGCTCTATCATACTGGCGTTTTCCAATTTCCACTACATTGCGCTTAAGAAGACCCATGAAGAAGCAAAGGACTACTGTAGACTGACACACACGGACCTTGCCACTATCAACAACGTAGCAGATATGAGCGATCTGATTGCCTCTGTTCCAAATGACACCGTCAGAGCGTGGATAGGACTGGAGCTGGGAGATGTATCGAGGTGGCATTGGGCTTGGCCTAACCAAAAAGTAGATTTCTTTAATTGGAAGGTGGGAAATCCACAAGGATTGGCTCAACATTCATGTGCAGCTATGGATTCACAAGGAGAATGGTTTGAAAGTGAGTGTGAAACCAAGAGGAGCTTTGTTTGTCACAGTAAGTACAAACTGAGAACTGTATAATCCGAAAATTGTAGTCATTGTTTGACCAATGTCACAAATCacgctttcaaaacaaatctcaGGCAACAGTGATGCTCCAAGCAACTACATTTTTGTTGCCAACACGAAATCATGGAGGGATGCCCAAAAGCACTGCAGGGATTTATCTTTGGATCTGGTCAGTGTAAACTCAGCAGAAGAGAACAAGGAAGTCCGGAACATGTCCACAGCTCAAAACATATGGATCGGCCTCTTTCGAGATTCCTGGAGGTGGTCCGACGGGAGCGAGTCATCATTCCGCTACTGGAAACAACAGCAACCTAACAATCGTGATCAAGATTGTGTTGCTGCTGTATTCAAAGATGGCGGACAGTGGAATGATCTGAAATGTGGCAGTCAACACAACTTTGTCTGCCAAGGCCGTAAGTTGACA
This DNA window, taken from Syngnathus acus chromosome 16, fSynAcu1.2, whole genome shotgun sequence, encodes the following:
- the LOC119136182 gene encoding macrophage mannose receptor 1 isoform X1, which gives rise to MKWTRTLLLISEFCSIILAFSNFHYIALKKTHEEAKDYCRLTHTDLATINNVADMSDLIASVPNDTVRAWIGLELGDVSRWHWAWPNQKVDFFNWKVGNPQGLAQHSCAAMDSQGEWFESECETKRSFVCHSNSDAPSNYIFVANTKSWRDAQKHCRDLSLDLVSVNSAEENKEVRNMSTAQNIWIGLFRDSWRWSDGSESSFRYWKQQQPNNRDQDCVAAVFKDGGQWNDLKCGSQHNFVCQGPRKVPTTTPSTNSEVVPFNSTASTSTQQSSTDDDSGFTTQVGTLNATQSSTVTPSESSPPLTSENLLLIRENMTWMDALSYCREHYMDLVYITGQRTQDQVAQMAQNATSSHVWLGLRYTCTFDLWFWSGSASDCYQNWAPGQGPPERAHECGVTGAMLTTGRQQWVGLPETQQLNFICQDCPG
- the LOC119136182 gene encoding macrophage mannose receptor 1 isoform X2 gives rise to the protein MKWTRTLLLISEFCSIILAFSNFHYIALKKTHEEAKDYCRLTHTDLATINNVADMSDLIASVPNDTVRAWIGLELGDVSRWHWAWPNQKVDFFNWKVGNPQGLAQHSCAAMDSQGEWFESECETKRSFVCHSNSDAPSNYIFVANTKSWRDAQKHCRDLSLDLVSVNSAEENKEVRNMSTAQNIWIGLFRDSWRWSDGSESSFRYWKQQQPNNRDQDCVAAVFKDGGQWNDLKCGSQHNFVCQGQNLLLIRENMTWMDALSYCREHYMDLVYITGQRTQDQVAQMAQNATSSHVWLGLRYTCTFDLWFWSGSASDCYQNWAPGQGPPERAHECGVTGAMLTTGRQQWVGLPETQQLNFICQDCPG
- the rxrbb gene encoding retinoic acid receptor RXR-beta-B isoform X1; the protein is MSSQQPNSSAPNSPTNVIGSPFAINSPMVSPSLGFGPISHSQLSASGAMSGMHSISNSEDVKPPFGLRPMSAHSPGIMLSQKRLCVICGDRSSGKHYGVYSCEGCKGFFKRTVRKDLSYTCRDNKECLVDKRQRNRCQYCRYQKCLAMGMKREVVRWMKEDGKDEGWMTVQEERQRNREREGELEFSMGINEEMPVEKILEAETAVELKTELHSDGGSAGNSPHDAVTNICQTADKQLFALVEWAKRIPHFCELPLDDQVILLRAGWNELLIASFSHRSIALKDGVLLTSELQRDGAHSAGVGAIFDRESVQSAEVGAIFDRVLTELVNKMRDMQMDKTELGCLRAIVLFNPDAKGLSNTGEVELLREKVYASLEAYCKHKYPEQQGRFAKLLLRLPALRSIGLKCLEHLFFFKLIGDTPIDTFLMEMLEAPHQLA